The Aspergillus chevalieri M1 DNA, chromosome 5, nearly complete sequence genome includes a region encoding these proteins:
- a CDS encoding tyrosine protein kinase SWE1 (BUSCO:EOG09260W9L;~COG:D;~EggNog:ENOG410PVUR;~InterPro:IPR000719,IPR011009,IPR008271;~PFAM:PF07714,PF00069;~go_function: GO:0004672 - protein kinase activity [Evidence IEA];~go_function: GO:0005524 - ATP binding [Evidence IEA];~go_process: GO:0006468 - protein phosphorylation [Evidence IEA]), producing MVATFSPHRNAGGTLHLPSHSGIHHVDASSAIRQLRRSLSRSPSKGSNFSLLTSRNHSPSKSTTPYVSSPLSPSRRSGQGNFVLLPSTSQQSPFAIPYPPSAKITRPAMRRTRTSPRSPAKRVLNVSTDQGNAKPLQPVLAPSGEENSPSTPEIDIQSTPDQPAEDVCQRNASAFAENALGPRPTLSRIEKRRSGTFSYAAVSPLKRSDGTMNLDQASRGSPSAKRRSVYTPNMSGESSIFDNDNDDALIMGDEPLETESEDEMPPPPAPVSPFSPFATVPKRSCSLRRSTLQQRQSDRPSLFGTPAAPSRPRLDPNFFQPSKESLFSPKPESSNSLFATSLNNAASRQGPHPLSRTITQSSSSSSLVDDSPTHEPAHKSERPRGINFSKSLPAGATRPAPVRRLNREDSNMSSESFATPDNYKLVKPLPAAFMSTGLISKKNRNAEDPQHSLRSSKNMPDTPCKRPINLFPTGPKQSEAVPPSPFNPPTTSRPKPGPFARGMGIFGNSFNKPDFSRRSSFVSVDGDDAQAQSPSARFDSQPLSELELPPTPTKQSFFPSRTYPPAASQIASLERLSESRASPVSEKILRGSPRTPQDHIFPPDPSGLSISVQNEPHPIATDFNASNLPATPTGPRDSFPLAGKRPSLQLTGFNAPDVDPALTSRFQNVELIGTGEFSQVFRVAQPHGEPPVFSLPPTGPKSPDSLPNRVWAVKKAKQPYSGLRDRERRIREVDVLKTLTNSDHVISFVDSWEASGHLYIQTEFCEEGSLDVFLAEVGLKARLDDFRIWKILLELASGVKHIHDMGYIHLDLKPANILVSFEGVLKIADFGMATRWPAEEGIEGEGDREYIGPEILMGQFDKPADVFSLGLIIFEIAGNVELPDNGVSWQKLRNGDMSDVPSLTFSSESYVCRDASGNPVSEEPSFEDLCASDCGDDDFGVDSFLGGRKPKPVPMPRSGDLVNPPEFMVDADHEQALDKIVGWMISPDPLQRPTADQVLQTYGVQFAERRRRAGATIYEGNWGPADEVLVEDAEMMDV from the exons ATGGTTGCAACCTTTTCGCCGCACCGGAATGCGGGTGGCACGCTCCATCTGCCCTCGCACTCAGGCATTCACCATGTTGATGCTAGTTCGGCAATCCGGCAACTCCGCCGTTCTTTGTCCCGGTCGCCCTCTAAGGGTTCGAATTTCTCCCTGCTCACCTCGCGCAACCACTCACCATCCAAATCCACAACACCATACGTCTCATCTCCACTGTCGCCGTCGCGCCGGTCCGGCCAGGGCAACTTTGTACTTCTCCCAAGtacatcccaacaatcccCCTTTGCCATTCCTTATCCACCAAGCGCGAAAATCACCCGGCCGGCCATGCGGCGGACACGCACCTCCCCTCGCAGCCCGGCGAAGCGTGTATTGAACGTTTCGACCGATCAGGGCAACGCAAAGCCTCTGCAGCCAGTTCTGGCACCCTCTGGGGAGGAGAACTCACCTTCAACCCCCGAGATTGACATTCAGAGTACTCCTGACCAACCAGCAGAGGATGTTTGTCAGCGCAACGCTTCGGCCTTTGCGGAGAATGCGCTGGGCCCACGGCCAACCCTATCCCGCATCGAGAAGCGTCGGAGTGGAACGTTTTCGTACGCAGCAGTTAGCCCTTTGAAACGCAGTGATGGGACCATGAACTTGGATCAGGCTTCCCGTGGCAGTCCGTCCGCAAAGCGGCGCAGCGTCTACACACCTAACATGTCGGGCGAATCTAGTATTTTTGACAACGACAACGATGATGCCCTCATAATGGGTGACGAACCACTTGAGACTGAATCTGAAGATGAgatgccgccgccgccagcgCCGGTCTCGCCTTTCAGCCCTTTCGCGACTGTCCCAAAGCGGTCATGCTCCTTGCGACGCTCAACGCTGCAACAGCGCCAGAGTGATCGCCCTTCTCTATTTGGCACGCCTGCTGCACCGTCCCGTCCACGCCTGGATCCAAATTTTTTCCAACCCAGCAAGGAAAGCCTTTTCTCGCCAAAACCAGAATCGAGTAACTCGCTGTTTGCAACATCCCTGAATAATGCGGCATCTCGCCAGGGCCCTCATCCTCTATCGCGGACCATCACTCAATCGTCATCCAGTTCGAGCCTTGTCGATGACTCGCCAACCCACGAACCCGCTCACAAGAGTGAGCGGCCGCGAGGCATCAACTTCTCCAAGTCTCTCCCGGCGGGAGCTACGCGCCCTGCACCAGTCCGCCGGTTAAACCGTGAGGATTCGAACATGTCTTCGGAGTCGTTTGCCACTCCTGACAACTACAAGCTTGTCAAGCCGCTACCGGCGGCGTTCATGTCGACAGGTCTGATTTCCAAGAAGAATCGGAATGCCGAAGACCCCCAGCATTCGCTGCGATCTAGCAAGAACATGCCGGACACGCCATGCAAGCGGCCCATCAACCTGTTCCCCACTGGGCCAAAACAGTCCGAGGCAGTGCCTCCATCACCATTCAACCCTCCTACCACCAGCCGCCCAAAGCCAGGCCCTTTTGCCCGTGGCATGGGAATTTTCGGCAACAGTTTCAACAAACCCGATTTTTCGCGCCGCAGTAGCTTTGTGAGTGTCGACGGCGATGATGCGCAGGCCCAGTCCCCGTCCGCCCGGTTCGATAGCCAGCCTCTGAGTGAATTAGAATTGCCTCCCACACCAACCAAACAGTCATTCTTCCCGTCTCGAACGTATCCGCCCGCGGCGTCCCAGATTGCTTCGTTGGAGAGATTGTCGGAAAGCAGAGCGAGCCCTGTGAGCGAGAAGATTTTGCGTGGATCACCGCGGACACCGCAGGACCACATCTTTCCTCCCGACCCTAGTGGCTTGTCCATCTCCGTGCAGAATGAGCCACACCCCATTGCCACAGATTTCAACGCCTCCAACCTCCCTGCAACTCCCACTGGACCTCGTGATTCTTTCCCGCTGGCCGGGAAACGCCCAAGTCTCCAGTTGACTGGATTCAACGCCCCCGACGTCGATCCAGCCTTGACATCTCGTTTCCAAAACGTTGAACTGATCGGTACCGGTGAATTCTCGCAGGTGTTTCGGGTCGCTCAACCACATGGCGAGCCCCCTGTCTTCTCCCTTCCACCAACTGGACCGAAGTCCCCAGACTCGCTTCCCAACCGAGTATGGGCTGTCAAGAAGGCCAAACAGCCTTACTCGGGATTGAGGGATCGGGAGCGCCGTATCCGGGAAGTGGACGTTCTTAAAACGTTAACCAACTCAGACCATGTGATTTCTTTTGTTGACAGTTGGGAAGCCAGCGGCCATTTGTACATCCAGACTGAGTTCTGCGAGGAAGGCAGCCTGGATGTTTTCCTGGCTGAGGTCGGACTTAAAGCCCGACTTGATGATTTCCGCATCTGGAAGATTCTGTTGGAACTGGCTTCG GGCGTTAAGCATATCCATGACATGGGTTACATTCACCTCGACCTCAAACCGGCCAATATCTTGGTATCCTTTGAGGGTGTACTGAAAATCGCTGACTTTGGCATGGCAACCCGATGGCCAGCGGAAGAGGGTATCGAAGGTGAAGGTGACCGCGAATATATTGGCCCGGAAATTCTAATGGGCCAGTTCGACAAGCCGGCCGACGTCTTCTCTCTCGGCCTCATCATCTTCGAAATTGCCGGGAACGTTGAACTTCCCGACAACGGCGTTTCATGGCAGAAACTCCGAAATGGCGATATGAGCGATGTCCCCAGCCTAACTTTCAGCTCGGAATCCTATGTCTGCCGAGACGCCTCTGGCAACCCAGTTTCGGAGGAACCTTCCTTCGAAGACCTTTGTGCCTCCGActgtggtgatgatgacttTGGAGTGGACAGCTTCTTGGGAGGTCGCAAGCCTAAGCCGGTTCCTATGCCTCGCAGCGGGGATTTGGTGAACCCTCCTGAGTTCATGGTCGACGCAGACCATGAACAGGCGTTGGATAAGATTGTCGGGTGGATGATCTCGCCCGACCCGCTCCAGCGTCCCACAGCCGACCAGGTACTGCAGACCTATGGTGTCCAATTTGCTGAGCGTCGTCGCCGGGCCGGAGCCACAATCTACGAGGGCAACTGGGGTCCTGCAGATGAGGTCCTTGTCGAAGACGCCGAAATGATGGACGTCTAG
- a CDS encoding putative mRNA splicing factor RNA helicase (Cdc28) (COG:A;~EggNog:ENOG410PH2K;~InterPro:IPR011709,IPR027417,IPR007502,IPR014001, IPR001650,IPR011545,IPR002464;~PFAM:PF04408,PF00270,PF07717,PF00271;~go_function: GO:0003676 - nucleic acid binding [Evidence IEA];~go_function: GO:0004386 - helicase activity [Evidence IEA];~go_function: GO:0005524 - ATP binding [Evidence IEA]) produces MDHRTFISDTLLRLTGASEPTIIDFVLATASSAKSAPSLQDKLVPFLDGSPDDVGAFCRELFARTNPVSSKSAVPPAAKEKDVSSKKKYRLVDMGEDMADSGSLGPVNVEADRERERRRRREKERRSREKEDRDEGRSGGRWEKDESRKRERSREDGRDRRSKKLRRRDVDDIEARWGDEEIPEELYEEEAEEFEESPAKRTRLEDGSASPRSNASTDLDPQAKQEMQRQRDLQERDEFAKRLASKDDSKSKKIVEDRTRSGEAARRRALADDASSRAAAMPELRMRSRQEYLKKRETERLALLRRQVAEETQELRENPSLTRKEKEEFARNREVLQIAEERLRIDDYRDGYMMPEDYITEKGKIDRKKKEDALYRRYVDRDEMGHERFVTEHEEWEMEQTAKAKAQIKKPEFVDEGNYEYVFDDTQQINFVADTKLEGTRKPMTGEERMLQEKLNAAEQKAASIEETRKSLPIYQFRDQIIQAVQDHQVLIIVGETGSGKTTQIPQYLHEAGYTKNGMKVGCTQPRRVAAMSVASRVAEEMGVKIGNEVGYAIRFEDNTSDKTTLKYMTDGMLLRELLTEPDLGQYSALMIDEAHERTVPTDIACGLLKDIAKARPDLRLLISSATMDAQKFQKYFDDAPIFNIPGRRYPVDIHYTSQPEANFLAAAITTVFQIHVTQGPGDVLVFLTGQEEIEAAEQSLSETARKLGSKIPEMIICPIYANLPSELQTKIFEPTPPGARKVVLATNIAETSLTIDGIVYVIDPGFVKENVFNPRTGMESLVVAPCSRASANQRAGRAGRVGPGKCFRLYTKWAYYNELEESTTPEIQRTNLSSVILMLKSLGIDQLLDFDFMDPPPAETIIRALEQLYALGALNDRGELTKIGRQMAEFPTDPMLAKAILAADQYGCVEEVLSIVSMLGEGSALFFRPKDKKIHADSARNRFTIKDGGDHLTLLNVWNQWVDSDFSYVWARENFLQQRSLTRARDVRDQLAKLCDRVEVTVSTCGASNIMPIQKAITAGFFPNAARLQRGGDSYRTVKNGQTVYLHPSSTLFEVNPRWVIYFELVLTSKEYMRSNMPLQAEWLVEVAPHYYKKKDLETLGVEKKVPKGQGAAGEKSRM; encoded by the coding sequence ATGGACCACAGGACCTTCATCTCAGacaccctcctccgcctaACGGGCGCCTCAGAACCCACAATCATCGACTTCGTACTCGCGACAGCATCCTCCGCCAAATCCGCCCCCTCATTACAAGACAAACTCGTCCCGTTCCTCGACGGAAGCCCCGACGACGTCGGCGCGTTCTGTCGCGAGTTGTTTGCGCGGACGAACCCCGTTTCTTCGAAGAGTGCGGTACCACCAGCGgcgaaggagaaggatgttTCGTCGAAGAAGAAATATAGGCTTGTGGATATGGGTGAGGATATGGCCGATTCGGGGTCGTTGGGACCAGTAAATGTTGAAGCTGAtcgggagagggagagacggaggaggagggagaaaGAGCGTCGGAGtcgggagaaggaggatagGGATGAAGGACGGAGTGGGGGTCGGTGGGAGAAAGATGAGAGTCGGAAACGTGAGCGCAGTCGAGAGGACGGGCGAGATCGCCGGTCCAAGAAACTGCGCAGACGGGATGTGGATGATATTGAGGCTCGTTGGGGTGATGAGGAGATTCCCGAGGAGCTGTATGAGGAAGAGGCTGAGGAATTTGAGGAGTCGCCTGCGAAGCGTACACGGTTGGAGGACGGGTCTGCGTCGCCTCGATCCAATGCGTCCACGGATTTGGACCCTCAGGCGAAGCAGGAGATGCAGCGGCAGCGAGATTTGCAAGAACGTGATGAATTTGCGAAACGTCTGGCTAGTAAGGATGATAGTAAATCCAAGAAGATTGTCGAAGATCGGACGAGATCTGGTGAGGCGGCGCGTCGTCGTGCTTTGGCTGATGATGCTTCTTCGAGAGCGGCCGCGATGCCGGAGCTGAGAATGCGGTCGCGACAGGAATACTTGAAGAAGCGTGAGACTGAACGACTGGCGCTGCTGCGGAGGCAAGTCGCGGAGGAAACGCAAGAACTACGAGAGAACCCGAGTTTGACGcgcaaggagaaggaagaattCGCCAGGAACCGCGAAGTGCTCCAAATTGCCGAGGAACGGTTACGAATTGATGACTACCGCGATGGCTACATGATGCCAGAAGACTACATTACGGAGAAGGGCAAGATCGaccgcaagaagaaggaagatgcACTGTACAGGCGCTACGTCGACCGCGATGAAATGGGCCATGAGCGGTTCGTTACGGAACATGAAGAGTGGGAGATGGAGCAGACGGCCAAGGCGAAGGCGCAGATCAAGAAGCCCGAATTCGTCGATGAAGGAAACTACGAATACGTCTTTGATGATACTCAGCAGATCAATTTCGTCGCAGATACCAAGCTCGAGGGCACTAGGAAGCCCATGACAGGAGAGGAGCGGATGCTCCAGGAGAAGCTTAACGCCGCGGAGCAGAAAGCGGCGTCAATTGAAGAGACACGAAAGAGTCTCCCTATCTATCAGTTCCGAGATCAGATTATCCAGGCTGTTCAAGATCATCAGGTTCTCATTATCGTCGGAGAGACTGGTTCCGGAAAGACGACCCAGATCCCGCAGTATCTGCACGAGGCCGGGTATACGAAGAACGGGATGAAGGTTGGCTGCACGCAGCCGCGGCGAGTGGCCGCGATGAGTGTTGCATCGCGTGTGGCGGAGGAAATGGGTGTGAAAATAGGAAACGAGGTTGGCTATGCTATCCGGTTCGAGGATAACACCAGCGATAAGACGACCCTCAAGTATATGACGGATGGTATGCTTCTGCGGGAGCTGCTCACGGAACCGGACCTTGGTCAGTACTCCGCGCTGATGATTGATGAGGCGCACGAGCGGACAGTCCCGACAGATATTGCCTGCGGTCTGTTGAAGGATATCGCCAAAGCGCGCCCTGACCTGAGACTTCTCATCTCGTCTGCGACAATGGATGCGCAGAAGTTTCAAAAATACTTTGACGATGCGCCCATCTTCAACATCCCCGGACGACGGTATCCCGTCGACATCCACTACACGTCGCAACCGGAAGCGAACTTCTTGGCCGCGGCTATCACAACCGTGTTCCAGATTCACGTCACCCAGGGGCCTGGTGATGTCCTGGTGTTCCTGACGGGTCAAGAAGAGATCGAAGCCGCTGAGCAGAGTTTATCAGAGACAGCGCGGAAACTAGGGAGTAAAATACCCGAGATGATCATCTGTCCAATCTATGCAAATTTGCCGTCCGAGCTGCAGACGAAGATCTTCGAGCCGACTCCGCCGGGGGCGCGGAAGGTCGTGCTAGCCACGAACATTGCGGAGACGAGTTTGACGATTGATGGTATTGTTTACGTTATCGATCCGGGTTTCGTGAAGGAGAATGTGTTCAACCCTCGGACAGGTATGGAGAGTCTGGTGGTGGCGCCGTGTTCGCGGGCATCTGCCAACCAGAGAGCCGGTCGTGCCGGTCGTGTTGGACCAGGAAAGTGCTTCCGCTTGTATACCAAGTGGGCATACTATAACGAACTGGAAGAGAGCACGACGCCCGAAATCCAGCGGACAAACCTGAGCAGCGTAATTCTGATGCTTAAGTCGCTCGGTATTGACCAGCTGCTAGACTTCGATTTCATGGACCCTCCACCAGCAGAGACCATCATCCGCGCACTGGAACAACTCTACGCACTGGGTGCCCTGAACGATCGCGGCGAGTTGACAAAGATCGGGCGCCAAATGGCCGAATTCCCCACCGACCCGATGCTAGCCAAAGCAATTCTCGCCGCAGACCAATACGGCTGCGTCGAAGAAGTCCTCTCCATCGTCTCGATGCTCGGCGAAGGCAGCGCGCTCTTCTTCCGCCCCAAGGACAAGAAAATCCACGCCGATAGCGCGCGCAACCgcttcaccatcaaggaCGGCGGCGACCacctcaccctcctcaacGTGTGGAACCAATGGGTCGACAGCGACTTCAGCTACGTCTGGGCGCGCGAGAACTTCCTGCAACAACGGTCCCTTACACGCGCGCGCGATGTACGTGACCAACTCGCCAAACTATGCGACCGTGTCGAAGTTACTGTCAGTACCTGCGGAGCATCCAACATCATGCCCATACAGAAGGCCATTACCGCTGGATTCTTCCCGAACGCAGCAAGATTGCAGCGTGGAGGCGATAGCTACCGGACTGTCAAGAACGGACAGACGGTATATCTGCATCCTAGCAGTACGCTGTTCGAGGTGAACCCAAGATGGGTTATTTACTTCGAGCTGGTGTTGACGAGTAAGGAGTATATGAGGAGTAACATGCCTTTGCAAGCAGAGTGGCTGGTGGAGGTTGCGCCGCATTATTATAAGAAGAAGGATTTGGAGACACTCGGAGTTGAGAAGAAGGTTCCTAAAGGGCAAGGGGCAGCTGGAGAAAAGAGTCGCATGTAA
- a CDS encoding DUF803 domain membrane protein (COG:S;~EggNog:ENOG410PIYM;~InterPro:IPR008521;~PFAM:PF05653;~TransMembrane:9 (i20-39o65-84i91-112o118-138i159-177o189-212i224-244o259-279i286-305o);~go_component: GO:0016021 - integral component of membrane [Evidence IEA];~go_function: GO:0015095 - magnesium ion transmembrane transporter activity [Evidence IEA];~go_process: GO:0015693 - magnesium ion transport [Evidence IEA]) produces MDPSILARDDASGRPPIYKAIGISLAVASGLFIGVSFVIKKIGLLKANVKYNEEAGEGYGYLRNFWWWTGMTLMIVGEICNFVAYAFVDAILVTPLGALAVVVTTILSAIFLKERLSFVGKVGCFSCIIGSVVIAMNAPEQSSVSDIQDMKKYVITPGFLSYAGVIVLGCAFTAFWAGPRYGKKNMFVYISICSLIGGLSVVATQGLGSAILAQINGKSQFKEWFLYVLLVFVIATLLTEIIYLNKALNIFNAALVTPTYYVFFTTCTIITSAVLFQGFQGTGKEIATVVMGFLQICAGVVLLQLSKSAKDVPDAAVFKGDLDQVREVATQEESETEPKADSIRGAAAIVRQLSSTRRKGEEEEVRRYLRERNEDLKPLGENESVEWDGLRRRKTVLGDARSYTPGSARSTLPPLGMSHFPEEQGQDTDRPNRSFIDGIRSRASSLLHPQWRPINDDQSALDEKSYHGAMPPDTTDFAYARSPTPQTTPQPVYSGGKRQFSFNTVLNRLKSRPSSPAHGILRATPTSAEKEALKNATEEERLGLVLGGDSHRPEDDELNERLARSDSVSSSDSSLGGGQAMMDRLHQSLDEAARIYQSPKPKQHQVSVSTVSTALGAPFERNAVYPLSCSQPPSYSTLPQSEAVPSQQQPAQRSNPLPPVPPESPLVAAGGDSHMRVELRSPYSPPGSEVSSRGRGGWRREDY; encoded by the exons ATGGACCCCTCAATCCTCGCCCGAGACGATGCCTCCGGCCGCCCACCCATCTACAAAGCAATCGGCATTTCTCTCGCCGTCGCATCAGGCCTCTTCATCGGCGTCTCCTTCGTGATCAAGAAAATCGGGCTGCTGAAAGCGAACGTCAAATACAACGAAGAAGCAGGCGAGGGATATGGCTACCTGCGCAATTTTTGGTGGTGGACTGGGATGACGCTGATGATTGTTGGGGAGATATGCAATTTTGTTGCGTATGCGTTTGTCGACGCTATACTTGTTACGCCTTTGGGTGCGCTGGCGGTTGTAGTGACTACGATATTGTCTGCGATATTCTTGAAGGAAAGGTTGAGTTTTGTTGGGAAGGTGGGCTGTTTCTCGTGTATTATCGGCTCGGTGGTGATTGCGATGAATGCGCCGGAGCAGTCCTCTGTTAGTGATATTCAGGATATGAAGAAGTATGTGATCACGCCTGGGTTTCTGTCCTATGCGGGTGTAATTGTCCTTGGGTGTGCATTTACTGCGTTCTGGGCTGGCCCGCGGTATGGGAAGAAAAATATGTTTGTGTATATCAGCATTTGCAGTCTGATCGGGGGATTGAGTGTGGTTGCGACGCAGGGACTGGGGTCTGCGATTCTGGCGCAGATCAATGGCAAGTCGCAATTCAAGGAGTGGTTTCTTTATGTGTTGCTGGTTTTTGTCATTGCAACGTTGTTAACTGAAATCATCTACCTGAAC AAAGCATTGAATATCTTCAACGCCGCCCTCGTCACTCCAACATACTACGTCTTCTTCACCACCTGCACCATCATTACCTCCGCCGTCCTCTTCCAGGGCTTCCAAGGTACCGGCAAAGAAATTGCAACAGTCGTCATGGGGTTCCTCCAAATCTGCGCTGGCGTCGTCCTCTTACAGCTTTCCAAGTCAGCGAAAGACGTTCCAGATGCAGCTGTCTTCAAGGGCGATCTCGATCAGGTCCGTGAAGTAGCCACGCAGGAGGAGAGTGAGACAGAACCCAAGGCGGATTCGATCCGTGGCGCTGCTGCTATTGTACGGCAGTTGTCAAGCACAAGACGAAaaggggaggaagaagaggtcaGACGGTATCTCAGAGAGAGAAATGAAGATCTCAAGCCTCTGGGTGAAAATGAATCAGTCGAGTGGGATGGCCTGAGACGAAGAAAGACTGTCCTGGGTGATGCGAGATCATATACACCGGGATCAGCTAGGAGCACGCTCCCGCCATTAGGAATGTCACACTTTCCAGAGGAGCAGGGCCAAGACACAGACAGACCCAACCGCAGCTTCATCGACGGCATTCGATCCCGAGCATCCAGTCTCCTCCATCCCCAATGGCGTCCGATCAACGATGACCAATCTGCGCTGGACGAAAAGAGCTACCACGGAGCAATGCCACCAGATACCACCGACTTCGCCTACGCGCGCAGTCCCACCCCACAAACAACACCACAACCGGTGTACAGCGGCGGGAAACGCCAATTCTCATTCAACACCGTCCTAAACCGCCTCAAATCCCGACCTTCCAGCCCAGCACACGGTATCCTTCGCGCAACACCAACGTCCGCCGAAAAAGAAGCTCTCAAAAACGCCACAGAAGAAGAACGTCTTGGTCTTGTTCTTGGTGGGGACTCACACCGTCCTGAAGATGACGAGCTGAATGAGCGTCTAGCGCGGTCAGATTCAGTTTCTTCAAGTGACTCGAGTCTAGGCGGCGGGCAGGCGATGATGGATCGTCTTCATCAGTCACTTGACGAGGCGGCGAGGATCTATCAGAGTCCAAAGCCGAAACAGCATCAGGTTTCTGTGTCAACGGTTTCGACTGCGCTGGGAGCTCCGTTTGAAAGGAATGCAGTTTATCCGTTGTCTTGCTCGCAGCCACCGTCGTATAGCACATTACCACAATCCGAGGCTGTTCCGTCGCAACAGCAGCCAGCGCAGAGGTCTAATCCGTTGCCTCCGGTTCCGCCGGAGAGCCCATTGGTCGCGGCTGGAGGGGATTCACATATGCGGGTCGAGCTGCGATCTCCGTATAGTCCTCCAGGGTCAGAAGTGTCCAGCCGCGGACGAGGCGGATGGCGTCGAGAGGACTATTGA
- a CDS encoding uncharacterized protein (COG:S;~EggNog:ENOG410PP1F;~InterPro:IPR001357,IPR036420) produces the protein MPPKQPPQPKNQQIFDPWSSASTGHQRADGPTLSSTTAWRDSRTEKLRRQFVFGDCNADHDGRERGEWVMMNKEEWKGKAKEGRDIRDFMGGVQKRKSDGLSEMETGGKGKILRGDTSNAATLMPAPAPTPTPTPIAACTSTHDANRRTAATTAHTETDAVTITATATHANAATPTPADADASTTPTSSKKILTGTTIYLNGSTMPLISDYKLKHLLVSHGAKLSLVFARSVTHVIIGRPNTGANRGAGGGLAAGKLQKEIEKCGTGVKVVGVEWAIESIKAEKRLSEAKFAIRLGKQPSVLGMLR, from the exons ATGCCCCCAAAACAACCACCACAGCCAAAAAACCAGCAAATCTTCGATCCGTGGTCCTCCGCCTCAACAGGCCACCAACGCGCCGACGGTCCCACGCTCTCGTCCACCACCGCCTGGCGAGACTCGAGGACGGAGAAGTTACGAAGGCAGTTTGTTTTCGGGGATTGTAATGCGGACCACGATGGACGGGAAAGGGGGGAGTGGGTGATGATGAATAAGGAGGAGTGGAAGGGGAAGGCGAAGGAAGGGAGGGATATTAGGGATTTCATGGGTGGTgtgcagaagaggaagagcgaTGGGTTAAGTGAGATGGAGACGGGTGGGAAGGGGAAGATTCTTCGAGGGGATACATCTAATGCAGCTACGCTTATGCCTGCGCCAGCGCCAACGCCAACGCCAACGCCTATAGCTGCATGTACTTCTACACACGATGCGAACCGGCGTACAGCAGCTACAACTGCACATACAGAAACAGATGCAGTTACAATTACGGCTACAGCTACACATGCAAATGCAGCCACACCCACACccgcagatgcagatgcatCCACCACCCCGACATCCAGCAAAAAGATACTCACCGGAACAACAATCTACCTCAACGGCTCGACAATGCCGCTCATCTCAGATTACAAACTCAAGCACCTCCTCGTATCCCACGGTGCAAAGCTCTCACTCGTCTTCGCTCGGTCAGTGACGCATGTTATCATTGGAAGACCAAATACTGGTGCGAATAGAGGAGCTGGTGGGGGATTGGCGGCGGGGAAGTTGCAAAAGGAGATTGAGAAGTGTGGGACGGGGGTTAAGGTTGTGGGAGTTGAGTG GGCAATCGAAAGTATCAAAGCAGAAAAACGACTATCAGAAGCAAAGTTTGCGATAAGATTGGGCAAACAACCGTCTGTTCTCGGGATGCTGAGATGA
- a CDS encoding uncharacterized protein (COG:S;~EggNog:ENOG410PPM4;~SECRETED:SignalP(1-20)), protein MKPTSIMEIAVLALSAQATAKPTSCSTVSPVTLTFYGWPDNDPPSAEIAYDCGRGYKAGGNGTYNNPLTAASAPGEFDECEIVYLPYIQRYVRVEDTCATCTTNWNNKQHHIDIWIDSTDFDEGGKVTDCENTLTPKHGIRVIRNPGEKFRVVEEPLYLDGKCYTELAGYSNTDSCADAGPGPFDVGDGHEHEHEHDQHHEDDNGDETTSTAKSIYNSVRDSNLGIRILVLTVAYFLFQ, encoded by the exons ATGAAACCCACGTCTATTATGGAAATCGCCGTCCTCGCCCTCTCAGCCCAAGCCACGGCTAAACCAACATCCTGCTCCACCGTCTCCCCAGTGACACTTACCTTCTACGGATGGCCCGACAACGACCCGCCTAGCGCGGAGATAGCGTATGACTGTGGACGGGGGTATAAAGCTGGAG GAAACGGGACGTACAACAACCCTCTAACGGCAGCAAGTGCGCCGGGTGAATTCGATGAATGCGAGATTGTCTATCTGCCGTATATTCAGAGATATGTAAGGGTTGAAGATACGTGTGCGACGTGTA CCACAAACTGGAATAATAAGCAGCACCATATCGATATCTGGATCGATTCAACGGATTTTGATGAGGGTGGAAAGGTGACGGATTGTGAGAATACGTTGACGCCAAAACATGGGATTCGAGTGATTCGGAATCCGGGGGAGAAGTTTAGGGTTGTGG AGGAACCTTTATATCTGGACGGAAAGTGCTATACCGAGCTTGCGGGTTATAGTAATACGGATTCTTGCGCTGATGCTGGTCCTGGGCCGTTTGATGTCGGGGATGGCCATGAGCATGAGCATGAGCATGACCAGCACCATGAAGACGACAATGGCGATGAAACG ACCTCCACAGCAAAATCTATCTATAATTCAGTCCGGGATTCTAACCTT GGAATTCGAATTCTAGTGCTCACCGTTGcttatttcctttttcagTAG